The Asterias amurensis chromosome 21, ASM3211899v1 genome has a segment encoding these proteins:
- the LOC139953130 gene encoding visual pigment-like receptor peropsin — protein MEVAALGPSEYYIMGLILTTEAILGTICCVRLLLVYLKNPTLHQPQSLLGITLCIGDLGIALMCPFAAFASFSETWPFGDEYCQLYAFAGMLFGTLSISAMACLALDKCYSSSNDDKGGSSQPYILITSIIWLNALFWSLTPLSPIGWGRYAIEPPKSTCMLDFANREPSYMMYLVLMTSTVYALPVGAILWCLVKLREGKDPNNGKSKVCLLVLFSLIVYWGAYGIVALWAALDDIHNVPLRLVAAAPILAKICPIGNTVMQVLTNRNIRCLMYRKETVASNKRE, from the exons ATGGAAGTTGCAGCACTGGGTCCATCGGAATACTACATCATGGGATTGATACTCACTACGGAAG CTATACTTGGAACAATATGCTGTGTTCGTCTTCTCCTGGTGTATTTGAAAAATCCAACCCTCCACCAACCGCAGAGTCTTCTAGGCATCACACTGTGCATTGGAGACTTGG GAATAGCTCTGATGTGCCCATTCGCCGCCTTTGCAAGCTTCAGTGAAACCTGGCCATTTGGAGATGAGTACTGCCAATTGTATGCCTTTGCTGGGATGCTGTTTGGTACACTCAGCATATCAGCTATGGCATGCTTGGCTTTGGACAAATGTTACTCAAGCTCAAACGATGATAAAG GGGGTTCTAGTCAGCCTTACATCTTGATTACATCAATCATCTGGCTAAACGCCCTCTTTTGGTCACTAACTCCACTGAGTCCCATCGGTTGGGGGCGCTATGCCATCGAACCGCCTAAATCGACGTGCATGTTGGACTTTGCAAACCGTGAGCCATCATACATGATGTACTTGGTCTTGATGACAAGCACGGTCTATGCGTTGCCAGTAGGCGCCATCTTATGGTGCTTAGTGAAGCTCAGAGAGGGGAAAGATCCAAACAACGGAAAGAGCAAG GTATGTCTTCTGGTGTTGTTCTCATTGATTGTGTACTGGGGAGCCTATGGAATCGTAGCACTATGGGCAGCACTAGATGACATACATAATGTCCCGCTCCGATTGGTTGCTGCTGCTCCAATCCTGGCCAAGATCTGTCCAATCGGAAACACTGTAATGCAGGTGCTGACTAATAGGAACATCCGTTGTCTGATGTACAGAAAGGAAACAGTTGCATCCAACAAGAGGGAATGA